Part of the Coregonus clupeaformis isolate EN_2021a chromosome 31, ASM2061545v1, whole genome shotgun sequence genome, ccccatacactacacaccactgtgacctgtacgctcttgttggctggtcctcactacatattcgtcgccaaacccactggctccaggccatctataaatcactgctaggcaaatccccgccttatcttagctcattggtcaccatagcaacacccacccgtagtatgcgttccagcaggtatatctcactggtcatccccaaagccaacacctcctttggccgccattccttccagttctctgctgccaatgactggaacgaattgcaaaaatctctgaagttggagactcttatctccctcactaactttaagcatcagttgtcagagcaccttaccgatcactgcacctgtacacagcccatctgaaattagcccacccaactacctcatccctatattgttatttatttttgctcatttgcaccccagtatctctatttgcacatcatctcttgcacatctatcattccagtgttaatactaattgtaattattttgcactatagcctatttattgccttacctccataacttgttacatttgcacacactgtatatatattttctgttgtatttttgactttatgttttgttttaccccatatgtaactctgtgttgttatttttattgcactgctttgctttatcttggccaggtcgcagttgtaaatgagaacttgttctcaactggcttacctggttaaataaaggttaaataaaaataaataaataaaaaataccccaagagacttgcagctgtaattgctgcaaaaggtggctctacaaagtattgactttggggttttcaatacactgctcaaaaaaataaagggaacacttaaacaacacaatgtaactccaagtcaatcacacttctgtgaaatcaaactgtccacgtaggaagcaacactgattgacaatacatttcacatgctgttgtgcaaatataatagacaacaggtggaaattataggcaattagcaagacacccccaataaagaagtggttctgcaggtggtgaccacagaccacttctcagttcctatgcttcctggctgatgttttggtcacttttgaatgctggcggtgctttcactctagtggtagcatgagacggagtctacaacccacacaagtggctcaggtagtgcagctcatccaggatggcacatcaacgtgagctgtggcaagaaggtttgctgtgtctgtcagcgtagtgtccagagcatggaggcgctaccaggagacaggccagtacatcaggagacgtagaggaggccataggagggcaacaacccagcagcaggaccgatacctccgcctttgtgcaaggaggagcaggaggagcactgccagagccctgcaaaatgacctccagcaggccacaaatgtgcatgtgtctgctcaaacggtcagaaacagactccatgagggtggtatgagggcccgacgtccacaggtgggggttgtgcttacagcccaacaccgtgcaggacgtttggcatttgccagagaacaccaagattggcaaattcgccactggcgccctgtgctcttcacagatgaaagcaggttcacactgagcacatgtgacagacgtgacagagtctggagccgccgtggagaacgttctgctgcctgcaacatcctccagcatgaccggtttggtggtgggtcagtcatggtgtggggtggcatttctttggggagccgcacagccctccatgtgctcgccagaggtagcctgactgccattaggtaccgagatgagatcctcagaccccttgtgagaccatatgctggtgcggttggccctgggttcctccaaatgaaagacaatgctagacctcatgtggctggagtgtgtcaacagttcctgcaagaggaaggcattgatgctatggactggcccgcccgttccccagacctgaatccaattgagcacatctgggacatcatgtctcgctccatccaccaacgccacgttgcaccacagactgtccaggagttggcggatgctttagtccaggtctgggaggagatccctcaggagaccatccgccacctcatcaggagcatgcccaggcgttgttgGGAGGTCAttcaggcacgtggaggccacacgcactactgagcctcattttgacttgttttaaaggacattacatcaaagttggatcagcctgtagtgtggtgtggcctccaaatccagacctccatgggttgataaatttgatttccattgatcatttttgtgtgattttgttgtcagcacattcaactatgtaaagaaaaaagtatttaataagtatttcattcattcagatctaggatgtgttgtgtaagtgttccctttatttttttgagcagtgtagttacgcacgctcaagttctgtttttttgtcttatttcttgtttgtttcacaataacaaatattttgcatcttcaaagtggtaggcatgttgtgtaaatcaaattatacaaacacccaaaaaatcaaacaatttttttttttttttttttctgggatggatggatcagcttaatattgcagatagattgtatcttctatcaatgtaattgtctgcatcacttccaatcccccatgttttttatatatatactcccctttattacttttcaaccccgccatcctttccctacttggagtaaattagtgaacaacaatgcccaggcctctacttccggtctatacttactatctacaccttatggacacagttaattttacaatatttatattatatataatttttatttttttgctcctgaacttcttctactctcaacctctccgatcattttcatgatgtccatccggtttgcttctatatgccatatctttctaactgtgctctttcccaaaagctccaaacatacaacctatatacttattatcaATTTTACTTAATTTTTTAAaatttattccaggttgtaaggcaacaaaataggaaaaatgccaaggggggtgaatactttcgcaagccactgtaggcctTCTGTAACAGTCCAATCATTCCCAAGTACTCTGAACAAAGATATTGTCATTTATAAAGATATGTGGGTACCTTTCCTAAGGAACTCTGATTTATTCTGGTCCATGAACTCATTCGGCACCAGGGAGTAGTTGGACATCTTGTTCTGTTTCATGTTCTTGAACACACACTGGTCTGCTATCTTCTCTATTACCTCAGAGTCCAGAGACTTCCCCATGAATTGGGAGATCTTTGACACAGAATCCTTCAGATCCTGGGGGACATGAACACTACAATGAAAATCTCCATATGTGTTCTTGACTGAATTTGACTAAGTTTTGTTGGGAGTCACCACTGtagataaaaaaaattgaaaaaaattgTGGGGGTAAAAACATGGTGGTCTATCCATCCCTAACATCACAAACACACTCCTCTCTAACTCTGTATAAAGGAAGAGATGTTATCATATGCAATCATCATGTTCAAGTGTAAGTGATTTTGGTAGGGTATTGACTGAGCATACTATACTCACGAATATCATCTCTTCGTAGGAGATGTACATGGTGCGGTCCTGGTCCTTAGCATTCAACCAGCCCTTCACGTGGTCAAACCACGAACCAAACATcactgggtgggtggggggggagaGACAACCACAAACCCGTCATCAAAGCTATTACAATAAAAGACAACTTCAAATGCTCTATCAATACTCTATAGGCCAGAAGATAagtgaatgaattgtgaataacaGAGGTAGCATCAATTATTCAAAGGAAGGAGACTAAACAGTAcatcatttttttacatttacattttagtcatttagcagacgctcttatccagagcgacttacagttagtgagtgcatacattttcatactggcccccgtgggaaacgaacccacaaccctggcgttgcaagcgccatgctctaccaactgagctacaggggactacaattGTTAATGATAATTCCAGGGTAATAAATATGCTAGCCTTGAACATTGCTCTTTTGCTAAATTGCTCCTGTTCTTTCATATTGGATATTTGAGCCCATAGATTCTATAGCCAAGTCTGTTTTATACAGTAGAGTAGGTCACGGGGACCCAAATAAATCCGTCAATCAAAAAGGCATAGATCACTAAGCCTTTTCTGATTAACAACTAACCGGGACATAGAGATTCTAAAAGTATGAAACTGAAATGATTAAAATGTCTGTAATAGTTGGGAAATCAGAAATAATAGAATACTAAACCTTTTCCATTGATGAACTTCTGCAGGAATTGGTCTTGAGTGCCAGGTTTGACCAGGTAGGAGGCCATGCCGTAGTAGTGATAGGAAGATGTGAACACATCTTTAGGGTTTCTGATCACATAGATGACCTGGAGATGAGGAATCGCTCTGATCAACCATTCATTACCCAAGGCCATTGTTTATTATTCTAATAGTGCACAATGTGTGCAATCAGCCATGGAATTGTAACATTCGATGTAGTGTAGTGACAGACTACATTCTCTTGACATTATGAGAAATATGATCAACTGGGTATTGAACCAAGGTCATCCATGCGACCCATGATCGTGTTAGCCCATTGTGTTAAAGCCTAAAGCTAAAGCAAGCTTAGTTCACCAAACCACCTCCACTACAGGAGCTGATCTACACATATCTACAGTGCACTACCTTAGGCTTGACAGTGAAGAAGGAGACGGGCATCATGTTGTAGTGGAAGTGGGTAGCAAACTGGCGTGGTGATGCCCTCTGCTCCAGATTGAGGACACAGGCTCTGTGCTCCTCTAGCCAAGGAACCCTGTCCCAGTTTGGGATGGTCAGCACCGGGGTCAGGTCCCCTCCATTCTGTACCAGGGGAACAATCTCCTGCATCCATGTTGtacctgggggggggggggggtggtacagcaagagagagagagagggagacagagagacagagaaagacaggtgAAGTAGAAAAGCAGATGTTTCTGAGCTTCACTGACATACCCAAAATATCGCCCTGGCAGAGAATGAACCACATGAACCAGCAGGTCTGTACTCCCAAAGGCAGGAATGGTAACTGCAGTCCCAACAGGACATGAAGCCTTGGAAATGGCCatatacattttaaattttagtcatttagcagatgctcttatccagagcgacttgcagttagtgagtgcatacatttttcatactggccccccgtgggaaacgaacccaaaaccctggcgttgcaagcgccatgctctaccaactgagctacaggggagctattcaagtattcagaccccttgac contains:
- the sult2st2 gene encoding sulfotransferase family 2, cytosolic sulfotransferase 2 isoform X2 translates to MTEAELYTEYKGVYLPTNIHPQESLKYYEEFTFRHDDILIVTYPKSGTTWMQEIVPLVQNGGDLTPVLTIPNWDRVPWLEEHRACVLNLEQRASPRQFATHFHYNMMPVSFFTVKPKVIYVIRNPKDVFTSSYHYYGMASYLVKPGTQDQFLQKFINGKVMFGSWFDHVKGWLNAKDQDRTMYISYEEMIFELLETGRTISLWPRQNTLMQFTKTKLRTSNTNLCGIKLTIFFPPVIISSIT
- the sult2st2 gene encoding sulfotransferase family 2, cytosolic sulfotransferase 2 isoform X1; translated protein: MTEAELYTEYKGVYLPTNIHPQESLKYYEEFTFRHDDILIVTYPKSGTTWMQEIVPLVQNGGDLTPVLTIPNWDRVPWLEEHRACVLNLEQRASPRQFATHFHYNMMPVSFFTVKPKVIYVIRNPKDVFTSSYHYYGMASYLVKPGTQDQFLQKFINGKVMFGSWFDHVKGWLNAKDQDRTMYISYEEMIFDLKDSVSKISQFMGKSLDSEVIEKIADQCVFKNMKQNKMSNYSLVPNEFMDQNKSEFLRKGIAGDWKNHFTVAQAEYFDAVYKDKIKDIKYKFVWD